The proteins below are encoded in one region of Vulpes lagopus strain Blue_001 chromosome 10, ASM1834538v1, whole genome shotgun sequence:
- the ZDHHC7 gene encoding palmitoyltransferase ZDHHC7: MPSSGHRLRDVEHHPLLAENDSYDSSSSSSSEADMADRVWFIRDGCGMICAVMTWLLVVYADFVVTFVMLLPSKDFWYSVVNGVLFNCLAVLALSSHLRTMLTDPGAVPKGNATKEYMESLQLKPGEVIYKCPKCCCIKPERAHHCSICKRCIRKMDHHCPWVNNCVGEKNQRFFVLFTMYIALSSVHALILCGLQFVSCVRGQWTECSDFSPPVTVILLIFLCLESLLFFTFTAVMFGTQIHSICNDETEIERLKSEKPTWERRLRWEGMRSVFGGPPSLLWMNPFVGFRFGQLQTRPKKGGPEFSV, encoded by the exons ATGCCGTCATCAGGACACCGGCTGCGGGATGTCGAACATCATCCTCTCCTGGCTGAAAATGACAGTTACGACTcttcgtcctcctcgtcctcggaGGCTGACATGGCAGATAGGGTCTGGTTCATCCGCGATGGCTGCGGCATGATCTGCGCTGTCATGACGTGGCTCCTGGTCGTCTATGCGGACTTTGTGGTGACGTTCGTCATGCTGCTGCCTTCCAAAGACTTCTGGTACTCTGTGGTCAACGGAGTCCTTTTTAACTGCCTGGCGGTGCTGGCCCTATCGTCCCACCTGAGAACCATGCTCACCGACCCT GGGGCGGTACCCAAAGGGAATGCTACTAAAGAGTACATGGAGAGTTTGCAGCTGAAGCCTGGAGAAGTCATCTACAAGTGCCCAAAGTGCTGCTGTATCAAGCCTGAGCGTGCCCACCACTGCAG TATTTGCAAAAGATGTATTCGGAAAATGGATCATCACTGCCCGTGGGTGAACAATTGTGTAGGAGAAAAGAATCAGAGATTTTTTGTGCTCTTCACT ATGTACATAGCTCTGTCCTCAGTCCATGCTCTGATCCTCTGTGGACTCCAGTTCGTTTCCTGTGTCCGAGGGCAGTGGACTG AATGCAGTGACTTCTCCCCTCCCGTGACTGTAATCCTGTTGATCTTCCTGTGCCTTGAGAgccttctgtttttcactttcactgCAGTTATGTTTGGCACTCAGATCCACTCCATATGCAACGATGAAACG GAGATCGAGAGGCTGAAGAGTGAGAAGCCAACGTGGGAGCGGAGGCTGCGATGGGAGGGGATGCGGTCTGTCTTTGGGGGGCCCCCCTCACTCCTCTGGATGAACCCTTTTGTTGGCTTCCGGTTTGGGCAGCTGCAGACCAGACCCAAGAAAGGAGGCCCAGAGTTTTCTGTCTGA